GGGAAAACCGAGGTGGTGGGGCTGTGCGCCGGGTTGCAGATGCTCGGGCAAACGGTCAGCGATCCGCTTGGCCTGGAGTCGGGACGCGGCGAGGCGGCCGGGCTGGGGCTTTTGCCCCTGGCCACCACGCTTGCCGCTGAAAAGACCCTGACCCTGACCCAGGCGGTCCACACGGCCACGGGCCTCCCGCTTGCCGGCTATGAGATCCATCACGGCGTGACCACGGCCAAGGACGGGCTGGGCGTGGCCGTGGCGCGGGCCGACGGCGCAGCCATCGGCTACGCTGCGGCAGACGGCCCCATCTGGGGGGCCTACCTGCACGGCATCTTCGACGCCGACGCCTATCGCCGGGCCTTTTGCGACGGCCTGCGCGCCCGGCGGGGACTGGCTCCGGTCGGCCGTCTGGCCGTCTACGACATCGAACCGGCCCTGGACCGCCTGGCCGACGCCATCGAGTCCAGCCTGGGCCTGGCCGCCGTGGTCCGGCTGCTTGGCTTGTAGCCTTGCGTCCGCGCGGCTGATTCCCGTTTTTTCCTGCACGGCTTCCAAGCACCGGCTTGGAAGTGTGCGCGGTCAAATCAAACAGCCCCCAGGTGGGTTTCCAAAGGGCACTGCCCTTTGGCCGCCGGAGGCACTCTTTTTATTCTCCGCCTCTCCCCCCGCCACGCAACAAAACCGCCCGCCGTATTGGCCGCGTTTTCCAAAAAGAAAACGCGGCCAATACGGCGCAGGCGGGAAAATCTCGGGGGTCGCCGGCAGGCGGCTACGAGCTGGCGTCTGAACTGGCGGAAGCGCTCGAACCGGCGCTGGGGCAGGACGAACAGGAACCGGAAGAACAGGGCGAGGCAGCCGGGGCAGCATCGGCGGCCGGGGCGTCGGACGACTTGGCCGTGCCGCCCTCTCCGCCGCCCGAGGCGCTGCAACCGCCGTTGGCCTTGTAGTCGGTGACGTACCAGCCCGTGCCCTTGAGCACGAAGGACGTGTTGGACATGAAGCGCTTGCCGGGCGCGCCGCAGTACTCGCACGGCGCTTCATCGACATCGAAGCGGCGCTGCAGCACTTCAAATTCCTTGCCACACTTGGTGCATTTGTATTCGTAGATGGGCATGATCCTCTCCCCAAAACAAGGCTTGCGACCGTAAAATCCGGCCGAAACCAGTCCACCTTAAGCCCCTGTTTGTCAAGGGCCGTCCCTGCTGCCGCAATTTTTTGAGCAGCACTCGGCAACGTCGAGCGCCAATTAGAATAAGCGGTTACCCCGGGCAGTCAAGGGGCGCTGCGGGCGAAAAACCCGTCTGCGCGGGCTTTCCCGGCCGGATGCGGCCGCCTGTGGAGGGCCGTGTCCCCAACGGCGCCGCGGTGTCGGGGTTTTCCCGGCCGGGAGCGGACGTCAGCGGGGCGCATCCCGTCCGACCGGGCCGCCGTGCCCCGGATGTTCCCGGCCGGGAACGGACGGGCGCGGGCGACCGGGCCGGGACTGGCCGGAGATCAGGCCCGGCCGGCCGGCGGCGAGGCGAGGCCGGGCAGCAGGTTGCCCTCGCCGCCCGCATTGACCTGCCGGCCGTAGGCCAGGATGTACTCCGGGTAGCTCAGTTGGAAAAGCGCCTGGGCCTTGGCCACGGCCTGGCGCAGCTCCTGCGACCCGCCGCCTTCGCGTCTGTCCAGGGCGGCCTCGGCCAGGGGGACGATGGGCAGGTAAAAAATGCGCAGGGCGGCATCAATGGCCGCAACGGCGACTGCGTCGCTGTC
The window above is part of the Desulfovibrio sp. TomC genome. Proteins encoded here:
- a CDS encoding FmdB family zinc ribbon protein, with the protein product MPIYEYKCTKCGKEFEVLQRRFDVDEAPCEYCGAPGKRFMSNTSFVLKGTGWYVTDYKANGGCSASGGGEGGTAKSSDAPAADAAPAASPCSSGSCSSCPSAGSSASASSDASS